The Acidimicrobiia bacterium genome includes the window TCATCTAAAGACATGCCTGTCACTGTGTGAGCTAAACCAGTTTCAACCAGCCGCCTAAGTTGTATCCCACCTCCACAACTGGTTTGGGTGCCTAGCACTGGCACTAAAGAGTAGATGTGACACAAAAGAACCCGCCCAACCAGGTGGGAAAGGTTGGGGTAGAAACCCCAACGAAAGGAGGCCGTAATGTACGGCAAAGAACTGTCTGGGCGTGTAGCCCTCCTCGTAGCGGCTGCTGTAGCAGTTATGGTTACAGCAGTGGCGGTGGCGGCTGGTTTGCTTAGCGAACTAACCGCCACCACTGCGTCCGGCTACCACGCTGTTGTGGTAGCCATGACCACTGCGTGGGACAACATGTCCCCCCAGTGGAAAATGATATCGATAGCAGCGCCTGCTGTTATCGTGGTTTGGGCCACAGCCAGTAACTTTGTGGCCAAAGCCCCGGCACGGAAACGTGCCGAGCTGTCGTCGTGGGAAGTTCACGGCGACGAAACCCACCGTAGCGGCCCTGGACGGGTAGTAGCGGCGGTGATGGTAGCTGTGATTGTTTTTAACACAGTTACCTACGCCTTTGGGTGGTCGCTGGGGATTAACGTCCCAGTAGGAGACCACCAGGTCCCCTTATCGTGGGGGGTTTTAGGTGTCGCGGGCACCATGACCCTCTTCGGTGCGGGACTTAGGTCTTTGGTGGGTGGCACCACCAAACTAGTAGCGTGGGGTGTAGGTATCACCCTCATGCTGCTTCTGGCACCCATATTGTTTTGGGCGCCGGTAAGACCCTTCTAACACCCTTTTTGGCCCAAACCTTCTCTTAGGACGGTTTGGGCCAAAATCTTTTCTAGAGACATAACATTGGCTGGCATCTGTGACACGACAGGCGGGTCAGCATAAAAAACGAGGGTTAAGGGCCGACACTAGCAACACCTTAGCTAACCAAAACATTTGTTTAGCTAGCTGTTTTAGAAGCCCTGGTGCAACATAGTGAGTAACGACACAAAATCTGGTGTTACCGGACCAACCATGTTGATCGCAACATCAGTGTTAAAACCCCGACAAACCCGTATCGCTTTACCCGGCCCGCTGAACGTGACCGGACGTACTGTGCTGGTACGTTCCCTACTGTTTGCGTCTATTGGTGCCACAACTACTGCACTGTTTGCTTTGGTAGTTTTAAAAGCCAAGTTTTTCCAGTTACTGATGCCTGGAGCGTTAGGCGGCACCGCTGGCTATGTGTTAGCCAACTATTCCCCGTTAAAAGGTGAAACGTTCGGGAAATGGTTGGCGTTAAAACTTGCTAATTTGAGAACACCAACCAAGCTACGTGGTGCGAAAGCCGACCTTTATATAGGGATCGCCCCGGTACCCCTAGACCAGGTTGGGCCTTTCGAAATATTTCCAGGTGCTATCACAATTTCTGCTGGAGAAGTAGATGAACGTGGCGTGTTCCACAAACGCTACGAATCAGATGTCCCCAAACTAGGTATCCGCCAAGACCGCAAACCCCTAGTTAACACTCCACCCCCAGTCTTATCCTCTCCGCCAGCGCCTACCGCCACGAACCCTCCACGGTGGTACCGCCCAGAAAAAGCCAGAACAGGCCCGACACAGCCACAATAAAGGTTTCTAGTATGCGTAACCCGTTCAAACAACTCGCTTCAAAAGCTGGAGGCTACGACCCAGAACGTAGAACAGCTTGGGTAACTCCATGGGCCTACTATGACGAAGGTGGCCTCTATATGGGTCACACCAGAGGCGAAGTATGGTTGTACCGCTCGCTAACACTCTCCCCACTTTCTTGGGAAGATCCCGGTGTGAAATTAGCAGACAGCTCACTTTTAGCAAACCTGCTCGCAGAGCTCGCTTCAACCAGTGTCGATTTAGGTTCCGGGATCAAAGCACTAGCAAGATCCCGAGAGTTTCATCTGGTGTCTCATGTTTGGGACAAAGAAGCATCACCACCAAAAGACACCCCACCTGGAGCGTTACAAGACTTTCTAGAAGAAACCCTAGATTTTGTGGCACCAAACAAAGCCCTCCTTTTAGGTGTGAAACTCTGGTCGTCGCTAACAACATCTAACAAAAACGTGTTAGAAACCATGAAAGACCAACTAGTTGGGGTGATGGGACAAGCAGTCCCAGACCGGTCGTTGTACGCAGCGGACCGGGCCCGTATCGAAAACATTTTCAAATCCCACGGGGCGTTTAACCCACCCACCCCAGCCGAACGTGCCCAGCTAGAAGCCTGGTACAACTATGGGCGTACCCCACATGCAGCTGTTTTCGCCACACCTGACTATCTTTATGTGGGGGAAAGTGACCGTATCGAAATGGCTGTGATCGACGAGTTTTCGATACCTGAGATGAAAGCACCGAACGCTGACTGGCTTTTAGCAGCCCAAAACCATTACGCCCCCGCTTCTGTGATATCGATACGGGGAGAACTTGAACCCTCCACAGTCTCAAGAGCCCGGATCCGTAAACAAGAACGTCGTATCATCCACGAAATCGCTGAAGAACGTAAAGCAGGGGACCTGTTAGGAAGGTCCGAACAGTCAGACGATTTTAGTTTCGCTCAACGGGTAGAACAATACATCCTAGGTGGCACCGATTCGCTTGTAACAAACACATCAATAGTGTTAGCTCGTCGTGTAGGCCCTGAAGTTCCTAACACCTATGTTGATGTTCTAAACGAAGCGTTCGGGATTAAAGTATCCCCGTTACAGTACCGACAGTTATCAGGGTTAGCAGAAACGTTACCAACCTCACCGTTTCGTTCGAACCCGTTCCCCCAAGATATAAACATAGCAACCATCGCCTATGCTGGGTTGCAAAGTTTTTCCCGGTTAGGGGACAACTCTGGAATCTATATGGGTGTCACACTCCCCGACATGACACCACTGTTTATAGACCCGCGGGCTGCTTCCCAACAAAACAAACCCGCGTCAATGCTTGTAGCAGGAGAATCAGGTTCAGGAAAAACCTGGTTCTGTCAATCGTTAGCACACCAATACGCTTTAGCTGGTGGCCAAGCAATTTTTATTAACCCTAAAGGCTACTCGTCGCTTCAAGGTTTAGCCCAGGTAACAAACGGGCGGGTCGTGAAACTTACCGACATCGCTAAAGAAGGCGGGTTTTTTGATCCGTTCCGGTTTGCGACACCACCCCAAGCAGCTTCAATAGCCGCGGCACACATAATGACAGTTTTAGGTAACCGGGGTGTAGCCGATGGTGGGTTATCGTTAGAAGAAGGTTTAGCGTTAGAAGCTGGGCTGCAAGCCGGGGCGGAACAAGGCGCCCAGTGTGTCCTCGAAGCGTTAGAAGCTATCGAAGCGCCCCACGGCCCCCGGATACGTAAACTTGTAACAGACGCTACTAACAACCCGTTGTTTAGGTTGGGGATTGGGATGCGTCCCCAACCAAAGTTCAACTCTGGTGGGGGCCTGTTACTTATCGAGTTTGACCGTCGTCTAGATTTCCCGTCACAAGGCGCCGACCCAAGATCGTACACCCTTCCCCAAAAAATGGCGTTAGGTGCTGTCAGGCTAGTTACTAGTTCCTGTATGGAACTGTTGTCACACACCAACGGCGGTCTTTTGATTTTGGATGAAGCGTGGACGTTTTTACAAACATCAGAAGGTTTAGCAGCGTTACAGTCGCTAGGGCGAGAAGGTCGTTCCCAAAACGTGATGAGTGTGTTCGCAACACAAAGGGTAAACGATTTGATCTCGGAAGGGATCGACATGGAATCGCACCTTTCAAGGGTGCTAGTTATGAAACTAACAGAAGAAGCTGAAGCGATCGCGGCGTTAACACTTTGTCGTTTAGAACCCACCAAAGAACGTTTAGAATGGTTGCGGCAAGCAGGCCCGCAACAAGGGTCACAGGGGCGTCCATCAAGGGGAGCGTTGGGGATCCATAGCGACCTTTATGGGCGTCGTAGCGCTGCCCTTTTGGGATACCAGATACCGCAACGTTACGCGAAAGCTTATTCAACGACACCGATCGTTGAATAAAACATTGTTTTGCCTGTGAATGTTGTTTAGGAGCTAGCAGTGAAAAACCCCACAAAACCTGTTGTAGCCCCGTGGAAACGGGCCGCTATTTGGGTGACGCTGGTTCTGGTATTAACAGGGTCCTATTTTGGTGGTGGGTTACATAAAGAACTCGTAACACCACCAACCGGTCCCGTTTCCTACAGCATTGCTGACAATGGTGGGTCTGTTGGTATCAACTCTTTAACCGGTGAATACTGTTTAACAGATGATCTTGCCGACCAGTTGAGCTGGAGTGGTGTAGAGTCCTGCACTGCACGTGGGTCTCGTCTGGCTGCCACTTTTGAAGGTTCTGCAAAACGGTTTTTACCTGCCTATCGTTGGAACAGTTCTTTAGCTTTATATTCCAACCACGGTTGGAAAGATCTTCCCGAAAAAGTTATGACAGTCATCTCGAATTTGACGTTCGCGTTGTCAGGTTTAGCTTGGGGTATTTTGTTGATGGTAACCGAATGGGTATTAACCTTAGATGTGTTACGCATTGGTGGCGGTGCGATCAACCGTTCAGCCCACGCTATAGCAGTAACTATCATCGAATCGGGGCTTATCTGGCTTCTAGCAGCAGTGCTACTTTTTGGGATACTCAGATCTGTTATCAGGGGAGCTGTCACAGGCACGGTACGCAAACTGTTAGCTTTTGGGATCCCAATAATGCTCCTGTTAGGTTTCTCGCTAGGGGAACCACCTGAAGGTGCAGTAGCGCCCAAGGGTTCCCCGGTATGGATAGCAGAACAAGGTTTGATGTTAACCGAAGATATTGGGGTGGCTTTAGGTACCGGAGCTGGTCAGCTTGGGCGTTTAGAACCTGGTGTTAAAGGAAACTACCCGCAACCCTCGTGTGCCGCATACACCCAGGTGCTAGAAGAAACCTATATGGCTAAAGCCTCTTCTAGTGGTGCTGGGTCAAAACTGTTACCAAGAGTGTCTCAGTTATGGCAACGCACCGCCGCTGCAGCTTGGCGTTTAGCACAATATGGCACCGCACTTTCATCGGAACGGATGTGGTGCCACCAACTTGAAGCTAACGCTAACCAACCAATCAACGAACAAATACTATTAGGTAACGCCGCTGGTTACCCTAACCGTGCCTTGTTAGGATCTTCTCCAACAAAATCGGAACTACTGTTTCCATATGGTTCAGCGTTCCTAGAAGGGAAACAGTTC containing:
- a CDS encoding ATP-binding protein; this translates as MRNPFKQLASKAGGYDPERRTAWVTPWAYYDEGGLYMGHTRGEVWLYRSLTLSPLSWEDPGVKLADSSLLANLLAELASTSVDLGSGIKALARSREFHLVSHVWDKEASPPKDTPPGALQDFLEETLDFVAPNKALLLGVKLWSSLTTSNKNVLETMKDQLVGVMGQAVPDRSLYAADRARIENIFKSHGAFNPPTPAERAQLEAWYNYGRTPHAAVFATPDYLYVGESDRIEMAVIDEFSIPEMKAPNADWLLAAQNHYAPASVISIRGELEPSTVSRARIRKQERRIIHEIAEERKAGDLLGRSEQSDDFSFAQRVEQYILGGTDSLVTNTSIVLARRVGPEVPNTYVDVLNEAFGIKVSPLQYRQLSGLAETLPTSPFRSNPFPQDINIATIAYAGLQSFSRLGDNSGIYMGVTLPDMTPLFIDPRAASQQNKPASMLVAGESGSGKTWFCQSLAHQYALAGGQAIFINPKGYSSLQGLAQVTNGRVVKLTDIAKEGGFFDPFRFATPPQAASIAAAHIMTVLGNRGVADGGLSLEEGLALEAGLQAGAEQGAQCVLEALEAIEAPHGPRIRKLVTDATNNPLFRLGIGMRPQPKFNSGGGLLLIEFDRRLDFPSQGADPRSYTLPQKMALGAVRLVTSSCMELLSHTNGGLLILDEAWTFLQTSEGLAALQSLGREGRSQNVMSVFATQRVNDLISEGIDMESHLSRVLVMKLTEEAEAIAALTLCRLEPTKERLEWLRQAGPQQGSQGRPSRGALGIHSDLYGRRSAALLGYQIPQRYAKAYSTTPIVE